Proteins from a genomic interval of Deltaproteobacteria bacterium:
- a CDS encoding tetratricopeptide repeat protein, with the protein MKGRMRRSMLGVVIAAGYLAVAGAAFGTIGPGLAAPALSLKDTAGKSYDLSASNRRPMTILYFFDADSRPSLEGLLTLNQVAKGSKAGGLTVWAITTSAKEKASGFARKAGVTFPVLIDEGGKVSEAYRARQVLPSVCVVGPGGKVLDSFQGGGKATEAMLVRVAERSLQRKETALAKAIGEEVLKKNPGNAKARAVKGYAALRQKNLKEAESVFAGLAKQGGEAEVLGKEGLATVYAKGKQPEKALALAKEVEGKAPGRGYVNVVKGDILYAQNRKKEAEAEYVKASSRTEGEPYQQAARYNQLGRLYSSSDRYGKAREQFDKAVEIDPYYIEGTTNKGVVLEKEGKWDQALASYRSALAVNPGDAFAAALARRAEEMVALSKDAGRKERMDRLVKELADRFRAQKSEGGKKEDEWSSGPTVLTFVDFQEKGGLAERDGFSTVLLTRLSENLNASGRVKIVERALVERVLEELNLGSSKLADPDTALKLGKLFAARLIGTGSLLHLPEGSVLSLRVVDTETSGIVQTAIRTLDPAGSVDEELFRINREMLRMVMEKYPLRGFVAKVDGEEVLLNLGAKQGVVKGTRFDVLEEGAGIAYKGKKLAAAPKAVAQMEVLSVEPEFSRAKVTRKDRPLKQDDKVQERAN; encoded by the coding sequence ATGAAGGGTAGGATGCGCAGGTCGATGCTCGGCGTGGTGATCGCGGCCGGTTATCTCGCGGTTGCCGGAGCGGCATTCGGTACGATCGGGCCGGGTCTGGCGGCGCCGGCCCTGTCCCTGAAGGACACGGCGGGAAAGAGTTACGATCTGTCGGCGTCGAACCGCCGCCCGATGACGATCCTCTACTTTTTCGACGCGGATTCGAGGCCGAGCCTGGAGGGACTTCTCACGCTGAACCAGGTCGCGAAAGGTTCGAAGGCCGGCGGCCTGACGGTCTGGGCGATCACCACGTCCGCCAAGGAGAAGGCGTCCGGCTTTGCGCGGAAGGCCGGGGTGACGTTCCCCGTCCTGATCGACGAGGGCGGAAAGGTGAGCGAAGCGTACCGTGCGCGGCAGGTTCTTCCCTCGGTCTGCGTCGTCGGACCGGGAGGAAAGGTTCTCGACTCCTTCCAGGGCGGCGGGAAGGCGACGGAGGCGATGCTCGTGCGGGTCGCCGAGCGGTCCCTGCAGCGGAAGGAGACGGCGCTGGCGAAAGCGATCGGCGAGGAGGTCCTGAAGAAAAATCCGGGAAACGCCAAGGCGCGGGCCGTCAAGGGATACGCGGCGCTCCGGCAGAAGAACCTGAAGGAAGCCGAATCGGTCTTCGCCGGCCTTGCGAAGCAGGGTGGGGAGGCGGAGGTGCTCGGCAAGGAGGGGTTGGCCACCGTCTATGCCAAGGGGAAGCAGCCGGAGAAGGCGCTCGCGCTGGCGAAGGAGGTCGAAGGGAAAGCCCCGGGTCGCGGATACGTGAACGTCGTCAAGGGGGACATCCTCTACGCGCAGAACCGGAAGAAGGAGGCGGAGGCGGAGTACGTCAAGGCGTCGTCGCGGACGGAGGGGGAGCCGTACCAGCAGGCGGCACGCTACAACCAGCTCGGGCGCCTCTATTCGAGCTCCGACCGGTACGGGAAGGCGCGGGAGCAGTTCGACAAGGCGGTCGAGATCGATCCGTATTACATCGAGGGGACGACGAACAAGGGGGTTGTCCTCGAGAAGGAAGGGAAGTGGGACCAGGCGCTCGCGTCGTACCGCAGCGCCCTCGCCGTGAATCCCGGCGACGCCTTCGCCGCCGCGCTGGCCCGGCGCGCCGAGGAGATGGTGGCCCTTTCGAAGGACGCCGGACGGAAGGAACGGATGGACCGGCTGGTGAAGGAGCTGGCGGATCGTTTCCGGGCGCAGAAGAGCGAAGGGGGGAAAAAGGAGGACGAGTGGAGTTCCGGGCCGACGGTGCTCACGTTCGTCGATTTCCAGGAGAAGGGCGGGCTCGCGGAGCGTGACGGCTTTTCAACGGTCCTGCTGACGCGGCTGTCCGAAAACCTGAACGCGTCGGGGCGGGTGAAGATCGTCGAGCGCGCGCTGGTCGAGCGTGTGCTCGAGGAACTGAATCTCGGTTCCTCGAAGCTGGCCGATCCCGACACCGCCCTGAAGCTCGGGAAGCTGTTCGCGGCGCGCCTGATCGGGACCGGATCGCTGCTCCACCTGCCGGAAGGTTCCGTTCTTTCGCTGCGGGTGGTCGACACCGAAACCTCGGGAATCGTCCAGACGGCGATCCGGACGCTGGACCCCGCCGGTTCGGTGGACGAGGAACTCTTCCGGATCAACCGGGAAATGCTCCGCATGGTGATGGAGAAGTACCCCCTCCGCGGCTTCGTCGCCAAGGTGGACGGCGAGGAGGTCCTCCTGAACCTCGGTGCGAAGCAGGGGGTCGTCAAGGGGACCCGGTTCGACGTGCTGGAGGAGGGGGCGGGGATCGCCTACAAGGGGAAGAAGCTCGCCGCCGCGCCGAAGGCCGTGGCCCAGATGGAGGTCCTCTCCGTCGAGCCGGAATTCTCCCGCGCGAAGGTGACCCGGAAGGACCGCCCGCTGAAGCAGGACGACAAGGTCCAGGAACGGGCGAACTAA